TAGGAGAGAATTCAAAATTGAACTACAGAATCTGGGTTATAGTTGACTGTTGGATGGCTTATATTTCCTTCAGGCTAGGTGTTTTCTTGGTTGTAAGGTTGTAATACAGAAATTTTATGGGTCTTGTTCTACCCAATTCGCCCTTCACCAACTACCTTGAACATCTCCTTCTTTCCTGGGAATGATCTCAATTGGAACCTTAATGCTTACTGCTAATCTTTTACTGAAAGCTTATGATTAGAATGTGGAGGTTCAACCGCAAGCTTCCTTTGTCTACTTCATGCTTGAGCTATTCTTGCTGATTTCTTGCCACCCGTTTGGTGACCATGGCAGAGCTTCACAAAATGAGCCAAGCACACAATTTTGAAGCAGATTCCCGATTGAAATGAATTACCCATCTCAGTATGGATTCCATTATAATGTTCcctatttttttagtttttatgaaatgtgagaTATCACAATTCTGAATGCGACttaaatattattaagctaaaacTTAAGCTTAAAATTTGTTTTATTGATATAATTCTTCAATTTTGATTCTGAAAATAAAATTTGTTTTCAATGGAATTTTGTTTTGCTGGGTACTCCTTTCTCCCTTTTCGTTTCATTTTGGAGGTTTAGGCTTAGTCctctgaaataagaaaataaattttataattatatttaaaaaatattctaacaaaacaaaaagaaaataacaagggaaacataattttttttcaacAAAACTTTTAAATTCTCTAGCTAAAACTCGGCCTCTAAAGTTTAGAAGCTTCTTCCAAAACGGAGCAATGATCTTCTAGTACTAAATCATCAAGAAATTTCCCACCTTGAGCAAATACAACCATTCCATTTCAAGACCAATAATCATTCTTGCCAAAGAGAATACGCAGAATTAATCCCACATGAAACAAATTGAAAAGGATTCCCATAAATTTCACAATAATTTGATTGTCAAATTAACCCAGCTTGAGAAATGTAGTGGCAGGATTAACTACCCACATTCAGATAAATCTCATACCCAACCTGATAGTCAAATTTTGCAATTAACAATTCCCGTACTGAGATGAAAATTACATCTGAACCAAAACTTTGTACCATATTTAAAAGCTGTCTCTTAGTCAAACAGTTCACAAACAACAAACAAAAATTATAATGTCTTCaatatatttcaatattcacttcCTGAAGATACTAATCATCCCTGAACAGTAACCAGTTCATACTCAACCAGAGAAAGATTGTTATTTTCTTGAACTACAaaatttgcaggttcagtaacttcaATGCGTCCCCACTTGTCCACTGCAAGCCTCATAGACCCCTTGAACATGTCAATCTTTGCATTTCGCAGAATAACAGTGCTGCCAGGCTTCATAAGATCAACTGCAAAATATTGGACTGGTATCACAACATGCCGTAAAACATCGTTTCACCAAGACCCTTATAATCGACACAGACCTGCAAACTAGAAGACTTTACTACCAAAAAAACCTGATAGATAGCTAAAATCTATGCACAAACAGAGTGATGCCAATCTTCCCAGTATAGAGTGCCAGGACAAGATCCAGTCCTAGCTAGATGTAGAGGCAGTCTAAACTCTAAACTCCAAAAGGGAATCGTCCAGCTTCAAACCAATTAAATGAGTCCAGTGTCCATTAGTACAAAACAAAACAATTCTCCAAACCCCGCCAAATCTCCCCTCTCTTGCTCTCCCCCGCCCCCCAACCCGCCAACCCCCCACCCCCAACCAAAAAAAAACCCCCCACAACCCCAACACCCACCCAAACCAAACCAGAGGCCCCAACACCATGTGAAATTAACATTCTATGTGAGAATCAATGTTTCAGGATCATGGAGAAACAGATGAAAATCAACCAACCTATGATTTCTTATATCCAAGGTGCATGTGGTTTTTGAgtttaaaagaaaacaaaaaattatGTGCCCCCAAATAGTCAGAACTCGGAAGCTGAGGCCTCCCCTTCAATTGCCACAGAAAGAAAGGAGGAAAAGCAAATACAAGAACTATTCATTTTTGTCCTACATTATCAGATAAATCAAAGCAGGCTATGAATTAGCATTTGTAAATTTTACAATTACAAGTACGCAATGTAAGTATGCACTGCAAAACATGAGGAACTGCTCAGACATGATTAAGTGGAAGTTGCAAATATGTGGGCATGCATGGACACAGAAAATAGCGATATAATTCACAAGGCCATAATGCAGTTTTGATCTTGCACTACAGAAAGAGACCCACAGTAGCTCAACAAACTTCAACCAAAACAGGAACAAATGAACTAATGATACTTTACATTTACACCCATTGAAACAGCACAAGGCTCAAGTTCCCAGCTCTTCAACAGTTCAACTTAGAAACCAAACAGATCAGAGACATAATACCCAATCATGAAGACACCTTACGAACAAAGCATTAAATAAATTCCACTTTCATGATATTGAAAAGGgaaaaaaatctcaaaaattcttgTTCGTTTAGTTTCCCACGTAGACTAATGaagctacaaaacaaataaatagaTAGAGAGGAACAAGCGAGAGACATAAGCAACACCTTGTTCATTACGGGCGGTGAAGACGATAGAGCCAGTGTCGTCGCCGACGACGCACTCAGCTATACGAGAGGGGCGTATAGGACGCTGAGAGATAGACATGGGGGCGCGGCGGGGCTTAGGGACAGGGACGTCCTTGGAGTTGACTACCTTGACGGTGAGATTGTGGCCAGTGGTGCCCGGCTTTAGTTCTTCTACCTTGACGAAAACGGGCTTTCTCTTCTCTGCTGTGGCCATTATCAAGATCAAGAGGTTTCTTGAACCCTAGCAGCCCCTAGTTTCTCCCTTCGCAGAAGAAAATGAAATGGGGGTTAGGGTTTTTGATTTGGAAGTTCTGGTTGGTCTGGGACTAAAAGGGTTAGGACCGAGGACCAATAAAGATTTAATATGAGGTCTATGTTTTGAGAGAAATGCCAGAaagttatttaaatattatttatattaaaattattcatatatttttaatattatatagtaataaaataataattcatgataattaaataattctattaaaagataaattttatttttcttttatttcaataagatatctaaataatagaaaaaaaaattattttttttttctttttatttctcctCATCATCCAAATAAAGGGTAAATGTCATTCTTCGTTAGTTCGTCACCACCATTATATATTGATTCGtctttatatttttgtaattaaattagtatatttttatttttttatttagtcaTTTGATCTCATTTTAAAGTTTTTATCAATAGGCCATCATGAAAAGATTATATTACCTTATTTAGGTTCCCTATCTtttctttgtcctttttcttcctcaaccctcttcttctctttagccCTTTGCTCTCTCTTCTCACACACGACCCCAAATTGAATGTTCTCTTGTCATTGCCTCCATGATCACAAAACCAATTTCTCCCTCCCTTCACCCTTACATAACTCCTCCATACTCTCACCCCTGCTCTAGAAATAGCTCAAGTTTGTGGTCATGTAACATTGGTGGCTTTACATGCTTTGTTTAGTAATGGGTTAATGAATTCCAACATAATCAAATTTAAGACTCTTACATATGActtcctcttcctttttgttgTATCTCTATGTTTTTCTATCTTATAAGTACAAAACTAGTCAAATTTTTGCAGGTAGGGAGGAGATCATTTTTTCTAGAGTTGCTCCATCGTCTAGATTTGAGgtagaaaattataaattttgtattaattttgtaTGTCTTCAGGTAAAGAGAGAAATGAGAAAGGAGAGAAAGCCAAaaatagagagagaaagagagagagaaatgcaGAGGAAAAAGGAGGAGGACAAAAATGTAAAAGAGAGTGTGAGATGTAGGAAAAAGATAAAGGATGACACAaatgaaaagaaagagagagacacAAATGGTAGAGAGATGCAGAGGAGAGACCTAAGGGAGAGGTGAAGGTAAAAGGCTTaaaaaaaaacacacacacacacacacaagaacCTTTCTCTAGATTTTCTGTCACTAAAAATTCTCTTAACACAAAAATGGTATTAGGGAAGGGTTTTTCCCCTGGTGACAAGCCCTCCCTCCCTTTCTTactcctctttctttctcaccTCCGTCACCtttaatcttcttcttctttctccttttcctttgtctttctttctcttgTCTCTTTATTTTTCAAAAGGATTTTACCCATTTTAGTGATGACTTTATGACCTCTTTTGTTAGTTCAACTCTAGCCTACACAGGGAGCTTTTTGAGTTTAGAAAGAGAAAGAACGTAAGATTGGATGGTGTTTTAAATCGATATACTCGATGTTCAATCTACTATCATAGTGACTGATGTTTTTTTAATATACAAATGGCTTAGACTACTAGTTTACTAATAGTCTCAGAAAGTTGATTCAGTCTATTTAGAGATTTTTTGTATGCCTCACCTCCTTTTGAGACTCACAGATGATCTTTAATTTGTATTTTTACCTAATTTTAGGTGGTTCATTGTATCACTAATctgatttatttttctttttcaatctATATAAATATTAAGTCTATTAAGAATGCTAAAATCTATTTATTTGGAAGTTTGaatatattttagttaaatttctaGTGTATACTCGCTTTGCTTTAGTTAAATTAAATGAGTattctgattaaaaaaaaaaataaaagacttCATTTAATTTAAATAGGGACAAAAGGCTTTAAAGTTAAATGAAAAGACTTTTGTTgtagataaaatataaaattccTGAAACATTaatgtaattataaaaatataaaaataaatgataaataaTGATAATAGTGTAGGCATGGCTGAAGTAATATCCTGACAAATTAATGTAATATCCTTATTTAGGctcaatttcattttttttaataaatttagatctatgtatttaagtttaaataaattcctttttataaaaataaaataaaataaaataaaataatttttttatatttttgttaataaaatattaatcttatattttaaaaaattataaattgtttACCATCCTTAGCCTGGCAGACCAACAGAAAAGGAAAACCATATGTGAAGACAAGAAACATACTCCCTATGACCGAAATAGTTAGGCAAGGCATCGATAAAGCGAACTGCGAAGTGCGAACCATATGTGAAGACAAGAAACATACTCTCTGCCTAACCACAGGCACATTTCTCATCTAGTAAGCTAAAACCCACATCAGTTTTCCTcctcaaaatccaaatttgggTTTGAATTACGAGATTTGATTGCATTTAAGATAGTTAAAAAGCTCATTGATTTGACTGTCGTTAGTAGTCTTTGCATTCCAATCACTTTCAAGTTACAATATACAAAGTTGGCAAGAAGCTTTTTCATCTCAGATGGGAGAAGGACTTCTGATCAGAATAATAGTTGAAGGAAAAAACAAGAACTCAAAGCAGAAGAAATGCAAACACTCCTCTGCGGTCACTTCCTCAGATGGGAAGGACTTCTGATCAGAATAATAGTTGAAGGAAAAAACAAGAACTCAAAGCAGAAGAAATGCAAACACTCCTTTATTTGTTCGTGTTGAAGAACATAGATGTGTCACTTTTATGATTATTTCTGGGCGGTCACTTCCTCTGCAGCCACCAATGCCTTTGACTGCTGAGGTTCTTGTTCCTCCCCTTCcccttctccttctccttctccttctccttcttcctcttCTTGTTTTGGTACCAGACGTTGCCGGCAGCAACGTAGGATCACTAGAAATATAAATGCTGCAAAACAATACCATATCTCATGTACCATATCTCATGTAAGAATCAAGATTTGTGGGTAGTTTCATGTGTGCTATTGAATAATTGGCTTTGTAAGGGAATGGACTAAGCTAAGTCCTGCAGAATTATGTATTGCAGGGCCTGGAGTTTGGAAATTGATATCATTGAAACAATCTCCAGGCCTGATAAATTACCAGCAAAAATGCGTGTTTTGATGCTGGACATATTCCAGAAGGCTGTGACTGCCGATGCTGCCACAATCTTCTTGTGAGAACAAGCTTCCCATGCTTCCATCACCCGGCATTTCATGAAATGAACTGTAACCCTCAACAAGTTAAATTCCAATAAAGCAACAATAACTCCTTACATTTGAATTATACTTGCGGGTTCCATGTACCTTTCTGGTTTATTTGATAGGAGTAGCATGAATATAATTTGGGGATAGTGAAACCAATGAAAAACCCTGCTCAAATTCACAAACAAACAATTATATTCTCATCCACCCATTCATAGATAAAAGATTTCAACATATAAAAAAGGAGGGTAAAAATGTACACAGCCTTAAAAGGTTAGCAATTTGACAATGACTGCAATTATTCTGGTGGTCTTACCTATTGCACAAAGTCTCCACAGAGTTACAAGGTGGCCATACTCAGCTCCAAGAAGCAAGAATGGAATGACCTACAGCCAGAAAACAAATGCCCATTTTAAGTACTCATGGAATCAAACATGGAAATTTGTTTTAAGTATTTAGTGAGAATGGTAATTACtttgagggtcatggatggctcTCCTGAGAAAAGCTCTATTGTCTTTGAAATTGCGAGATTCGCAGGTGGTAGTATTAATCTACCCAGTTTTAAGATGTCCTCTTCTTTCAGCTTGAAGTTACATCTCTTCTCAACATTATTTCTGTGATTAAATTACCAAATCTTAGAAAACAGATTTGACAAACCTGAAAACAACATTGTATTGCAGAAATATTGGAACCATACCTTGGACATATCGAATTTGAGATGAAAGAAGCACCCAAAAACAAGAGACCAAGTTGGGAAACGGCAGAGAAAATGCTTAAAACGTAAAATTGAAAAGATTTAGATACCTtggaaaaaatataaaataaaatcaaacacAAAGAAGAGGTACACACCTGAAGCTAATCCCTTTGGCAAAGCAAGAAGACAGGAAACACAGACACCCCAAACCAAACCAAAGACTCGATTTTGCAACATCCTTCCACATTATCAGATCATAAATAATCATCCCAATTCTATCCAAATTGCCTCCATCACCATCATCAACTTCTAAATTCCCCAAGTCACCattaacaaaaagaaaaaaaaaagcacaaaTCAATTGAAGAACCTAAAATGGAAAATCAAAGCGAAAAGAGTATCCAGAGAATAGAAACAGAAGTTGTTTAAACATACTTGGAGAAGGATTTGAAGAAGGTAATGAAGGGACCAAAGAAAGCTTTTCCTTTTTAGACCTGCCGCTATGCCTTCTTTTTCGCACCTTGCCAATCTCCTCCACCATGCCTATCAAATCTTTCTCTTCTCTACTCTCCATCTCCGACCTTCTCCTTGACCTTCTGCTATGCCTTGGTGAAGCACAACCAAGAGCACCTAATTGAGCTGCCCTACTTTTGCATCTCTTGCGAGACCCAGTTGGCTCCATAGCTGCCTCCTCGCCCACCTCAAGGCGATCAGCTAGGCGGGTTCTTGATTTTCTTGAAGGAGATGGTGAGAGGAGAAGTAGTTCGCGGAAAGGAAGAGAATTGGTGGAAGATTTGAGAGACAAATTCAAAGGTGTTGATGGAGTCTTCTTTGCTGGTGAGGGTATGAGGTCAAGAGATAGATGTGGTGGTTCTTCATTGTCGATGGAATTGGTGATTCGGGCTAAACGAGAAGCTGATTTGGTTTGAGAATTAAGATTTGATCTATAAGAAGAAGGTGTTGAATccatttgtaaacactttgtgtgCTACAATAACAGATTTTTTGGGATTTCAATCAAGATCTTACAGAGAAGCTTATAAAACGCAAGTATTTTGAGCGGATTCTTGAATCTTGAAAATGGGATTTTGATTGAGAGAAAATGAGGGGATTGAGAGAGGGTTTTTGATAGTGTTTCCCGGTGCTGGTAGTGGCTCTTGAAATGGCAGGAGCCGTTAGAGACAGGTTTTTGCTGCTTTTTGATATTTTTTAATTTCTAGAGGTGGGAAAGTGGGACCATGAAGTGCAACGGTAAGTAAAAGTTATGAGCCGCTTTATTTTGTGCCGTTAGTCGCTTTGTTTATGTTGACGGGCTTGGCTTATTTTTTTAATGGGCCTCGACCACAATGGCCACAGCCTAAACagttcaattcttgattaaaatcgCATCAAAATTAGTTAAATTCAGATTTCTCGAAAATTGATTTTGAATCGGATCAAAATTAATTCGTTTGGTCTGATTTaacttttttttccccttttcccGTTTAGTTTTTGACCCTAATCAAAACATTAtctttcttatttatattatttggtgttataatatttatattaatatttagaaATTAAGGAAGTAATGCACCTTAACTTTTAACTTTTATAGGTTAAAAGTATGTTTTGATTAGAGAtatcaatatttttatatttaatagctaATTTAACGGTTatttttattaagtatttatgcTTTAAATTACCATATaaacaattaattattaataactaATATCTAACGGTTAACGGATAGTGACTGCTATTAAAATAACTATCAGCCATTAGAATAGTTAATAGAACCGaataaactcaaaatattcaaaaTAGGACATAATGTTATTTTATACATTTAGTTATATTTAAACCTTAtgttccaattatttttatttaatatataattactataaattattatttttattatgaattaaAGTACTAAAATTATCCTTGTTTAGAGTATAATAGCTTATCTCATCATATTTTGAACTCATAAGAATTGAAAATAGGagctaaaataaataatatattcaaaaataatgatctttaatttttttttttttttatcttcagGTCTTAATTGAACCCAAATTAtaatcaaatctaattttttttagggcacaaaatttataatttaatttttttttagttaaaccgaattaaattgttggaagaatctattattATTTGAAAGATTTAATCCTAATtcgataattatataattaaaaggtTAGATTATCAATCTTAAATACTAATTAATATGAACgaacaaacaaacaaacaaacaaacttTGATAGGATAATT
This sequence is a window from Hevea brasiliensis isolate MT/VB/25A 57/8 chromosome 10, ASM3005281v1, whole genome shotgun sequence. Protein-coding genes within it:
- the LOC110665429 gene encoding uncharacterized protein At4g28440; translated protein: MATAEKRKPVFVKVEELKPGTTGHNLTVKVVNSKDVPVPKPRRAPMSISQRPIRPSRIAECVVGDDTGSIVFTARNEQVDLMKPGSTVILRNAKIDMFKGSMRLAVDKWGRIEVTEPANFVVQENNNLSLVEYELVTVQG
- the LOC110665428 gene encoding reticulon-like protein B17; this translates as MDSTPSSYRSNLNSQTKSASRLARITNSIDNEEPPHLSLDLIPSPAKKTPSTPLNLSLKSSTNSLPFRELLLLSPSPSRKSRTRLADRLEVGEEAAMEPTGSRKRCKSRAAQLGALGCASPRHSRRSRRRSEMESREEKDLIGMVEEIGKVRKRRHSGRSKKEKLSLVPSLPSSNPSPKVDDGDGGNLDRIGMIIYDLIMWKDVAKSSLWFGLGCLCFLSSCFAKGISFSIFSAVSQLGLLFLGASFISNSICPRNNVEKRCNFKLKEEDILKLGRLILPPANLAISKTIELFSGEPSMTLKVIPFLLLGAEYGHLVTLWRLCAIGFFIGFTIPKLYSCYSYQINQKVHFMKCRVMEAWEACSHKKIVAASAVTAFWNMSSIKTRIFAAFIFLVILRCCRQRLVPKQEEEEGEGEGEGEGEGEEQEPQQSKALVAAEEVTAQK